One window from the genome of Helicoverpa armigera isolate CAAS_96S chromosome 4, ASM3070526v1, whole genome shotgun sequence encodes:
- the LOC110375219 gene encoding 1-acyl-sn-glycerol-3-phosphate acyltransferase gamma: MINLNILKQSTIVHLCFAISYFTSGLILTFIQGVLYFGLRPFNKTLYRKINYYLSYSFYSQLVFMTEWWSKTKLSIYIKKDEYDKYYGKEHGYLIMNHSYEIDWLMGWHFCNTIGVLGNCKAYAKKSIQYLPPIGWMWKFSEFVFLERSYEKDKETIKHQISELCDYPDPVWLLMTPEGTRYTKKKHEASLSFAKEKNLPLLKHHLTPRTRGFTTSLQFFRGKIPVIYNIQLAFEKDSKTPPTLTSLLYGKPVHAHLYIERIPVENIPVDEAEAAKWLHDLFVVKDKMQDSFFNTGDFFTESGVERTEPFTVPPPIWSLVNALGWAVVTLTPMLYYLLGLLFSGKLLYFSIACAIFGAFFILLQKSIGMSKISQGSSYGTEKK, encoded by the exons ATGATAAACCTAAATATATTAAAGCAATCTACGATTGTTCATCTATGTTTTGCAATATCTTACTTCACGTCGGGCTTGATTCTGACCTTTATACAAGGTGTTTTATACTTTGGACTCAGGCCGTTCAATAAAACTTTGTATAGAAAGATAAACTATTATCtgtcatattcattttataGTC agttAGTGTTTATGACAGAATGGtggtcaaaaacaaaattatctatcTACATTAAGAAAGATGAATACGATAAATACTATGGTAAAGAACATGGGTACCTTATAATGAACCACAGTTATGAAATAGACTGGCTCATGGGATGGCATTTCTGCAACACCATAGGAGTTTTGGGT AATTGCAAGGCTTATGCAAAAAAATCCATCCAATACTTACCTCCAATCGGTTGGATGTGGAAATTTTCCGAGTTTGTATTTCTAGAAAGATCTTATGAAAAAGATAAGGAAACTATTAAACATCAGATATCAGAATTGTGTGACTATCCGGATCCTGTATGG CTACTAATGACTCCTGAAGGAACTCGGTACACAAAGAAGAAGCATGAAGCCTCGTTAAGTTTCGCCAAGGAGAAGAATCTACCTCTTCTGAAACATCACTTAACGCCCCGTACCAGAGGTTTTACAACAAGCCTACAGTTCTTTAGAGGAAAAATACCTGTTATTTACAACATACAGTTGGCCTTCGAGAAGGATAGTAAG ACTCCGCCTACATTAACAAGTCTGCTGTATGGCAAGCCGGTGCACGCCCATTTGTACATCGAGCGGATACCGGTGGAAAATATCCCAGTAGACGAAGCAGAAGCAGCCAAATGGTTGCACGACCTCTTCGTTGTAAAG GACAAAATGCAAGATTCGTTCTTCAATACCGGGGACTTTTTCACGGAATCTGGAGTTGAACGAACGGAGCCGTTCACCGTGCCTCCGCCCATCTGGTCTCTGGTGAATGCGCTCGGCTGGGCAGTCGTCACCCTCACTCCGATGCTCTATTACTTGCTCGGCCTTTTGTTCAGCGGAAAACTCCTTTATTTCTCCATTGCCTGCGCTATATTTGGAGcat TTTTCATCCTCCTTCAAAAATCTATCGGAATGTCTAAAATCAGTCAAGGATCTTCCTACGGAACAGAAAAGAAGTAA